A single genomic interval of Adhaeribacter pallidiroseus harbors:
- a CDS encoding ice-binding family protein, whose amino-acid sequence MKKIILIVFVFINVVFYSYSQSKPTLGVAGDFTILAATGIYNKDVTKVSGNLGVWPGNVLQGFTASMINGTTYLGNATAQKAQADLETAFNFINNLTTTPGKDVTGTSINGQILGPGVYTFNSTATLSGTINLDAANDPNAVFIFQVKGGLITAANTTIRLLNNARRMNIFWQVTDTVNIGARANMAGNILAKNSIRLGKEAVVNGGRLLSLSDKVVLNKNNPVTTSTDLGITITKSLGANGINPYSVGEEVTFTIVARNYGPINDYNVKIVDQLDIDLEYIDASAQSSIPGKQVNAFSYNRDSRVFQWLGTEFRNGETITLNVKVRIKNPGGIGNTATILGTVTDDNFDNNSASIVPAICAKIPDPGRLTGPTSVCIGSKTNVFSVTAIPGVQSYTWIVPSGWKIVPPENGESPTNTITVELPVSTPDEPVAAEGIIAVTVNNGCGDSDPAVLEVVASTALIAPPGPITTPDPNGLNPCIRNNETFFTYRIDAVANANGYEWVIGTPNDSTDKGGWQIVSGQNTTEIKVKAGQKEVLITVRAKNNCGPSPASTIRITPSLADPPKPSAITGPSAVCVGSPSGLFTVTGEPGIRYFWTVPAGWSLTGQGTNQISVTPPVAAANTTGTITVAAINNCGTSEATAIPVTAINNISSVSVTGSAAPCANNTVIYRAQALGATSFTWQASGNLELVGNTTLDSVAVLIKPGGGILKIILKNECGSSQEQSVTITPQAVVSTPASILASTTALCAGTSGLIYSVAGVSGARGYTWQITGADGKPVAGWQITATSPDQKTITVTAGSEPAIISVAAVNACGASAAQTVTVTPVKSPPPTPGAITGNASICAGNTNLRYSIKAVPGASSYTWSIPSGEGWAIISGQGTTQIVVKAGATEGFITVKTKNICGESGEASQKKITPSTTKPPTPGAIVASKPTACVNEQNLTYSVAAIPGISLYVWTVPQGWTITSGQTTNSITVTAGTAGGSVYVVAYNNCGPGKSSTPLAVTVNTKPNAPATITGETVACSSSTGNKYKAAEVPGATSYIWSLPSGWVITSGAGTSEITVSATDTEGTILVRAKNACFESDATTLTVKTSTTEPTILGAITGSNLVCGNASELTYQVTPDNNVSDYIWTVPPGWQITTGQGTASIKVMAAKNVGIISVLAKNGCGVAVTPSSLPVSVTEEVALTAGAITGSNQACADEINLTYTIAEVSGASGYLWEVPETNGWQIISGQGTNSIKVRAGEQNGTISVKAISGCGPGPASTLAVNISTLAAEPIQVIGAQEQCAGSTEQVYQIAAVKGAINYTWKVPQDWVIESGQGTTSIQVIAGEASGTVEVTATAACTASVTGSLAVVSSVQAIATPGAIGGDSNSLICSNQSNITYKIDPVPGATTYRWEISPATGWIITAGQGTTQIQVTAGTQAATVSVQAISGCGISDFSSVLVTPGSASDISISSMVGPAVTCSNQTELTYAIAPVGGATGYKWSLPPTWKITAGENTNKITVTAGSEPGEISVVAFNNCVSSNPGTLAVTINASPVAPLQIKDESTACIGLVYTVDAVAGATSYNWMVPEGWQIVDGQGSTLIRVTAPENSKEGIIRVTTQTGTCSSAATSLTVDPTVGFSNLQVANVFSPNGDGVNDTWTVTNIQNYPDNEVVLINRWGSEVYKAKAYQNNWNGSNLTDGTYYYVLRVKVCDGTYKTQKGYVMIMR is encoded by the coding sequence ATGAAAAAAATTATACTTATTGTTTTTGTATTTATTAATGTGGTATTTTATAGTTATTCCCAATCTAAACCAACATTAGGGGTTGCCGGGGATTTTACCATATTAGCAGCTACTGGCATATATAATAAAGATGTTACCAAAGTAAGTGGTAATCTTGGAGTTTGGCCGGGTAATGTTTTGCAAGGCTTTACAGCCAGTATGATTAATGGAACTACTTACCTGGGAAATGCCACCGCTCAAAAAGCCCAAGCCGATTTAGAGACGGCTTTTAATTTCATAAACAATTTAACTACTACTCCGGGTAAAGATGTAACGGGTACTTCTATCAACGGGCAAATTTTGGGGCCGGGAGTATATACTTTTAATAGCACTGCTACTTTAAGCGGTACTATTAACCTGGATGCCGCCAACGACCCAAATGCCGTTTTTATTTTTCAGGTGAAGGGCGGATTGATTACGGCGGCCAATACAACCATCCGGTTGTTAAATAATGCCCGGCGCATGAATATTTTCTGGCAAGTTACCGATACGGTGAATATCGGTGCCCGCGCCAATATGGCTGGTAATATTCTGGCAAAAAATTCGATTAGGCTCGGAAAAGAAGCGGTGGTAAATGGGGGGCGTTTATTGTCGTTAAGCGATAAAGTGGTTTTAAACAAAAATAATCCGGTTACCACTTCCACCGATTTAGGAATTACTATAACTAAAAGTTTAGGCGCTAATGGAATTAATCCTTATTCAGTAGGCGAGGAAGTTACATTTACAATTGTAGCCCGCAATTACGGTCCTATCAATGATTACAACGTTAAAATAGTAGATCAGTTAGATATTGACTTGGAGTACATAGATGCCAGTGCGCAAAGCTCTATTCCGGGAAAACAGGTCAATGCATTTTCGTATAACCGGGATTCCCGGGTTTTTCAATGGTTGGGCACCGAATTCAGAAACGGTGAAACTATAACGCTTAATGTTAAAGTCAGAATTAAAAATCCGGGTGGAATTGGAAATACGGCCACTATTCTGGGTACTGTTACAGATGATAATTTTGATAATAACTCAGCTAGTATCGTTCCGGCAATTTGCGCCAAGATTCCTGATCCGGGCAGGCTTACCGGCCCCACTTCGGTTTGTATCGGCAGTAAAACCAATGTTTTTAGCGTAACTGCTATTCCGGGCGTACAGTCGTATACCTGGATTGTGCCGAGCGGCTGGAAAATTGTTCCTCCGGAAAATGGCGAATCACCAACTAATACCATTACGGTTGAGTTACCCGTTAGTACGCCGGACGAACCTGTAGCGGCAGAAGGTATTATTGCGGTTACGGTAAATAATGGTTGTGGCGACAGCGACCCCGCGGTACTGGAAGTTGTGGCATCTACTGCACTAATTGCTCCTCCCGGACCAATTACTACACCGGACCCTAATGGCTTAAACCCTTGTATCCGTAATAACGAAACTTTTTTTACTTACCGCATAGATGCCGTAGCTAATGCTAACGGATACGAATGGGTAATTGGTACACCCAACGACTCAACAGATAAAGGCGGCTGGCAAATTGTTTCGGGGCAGAATACAACCGAAATAAAGGTAAAGGCCGGGCAGAAAGAAGTACTAATTACGGTAAGAGCTAAAAATAACTGTGGACCAAGTCCTGCCAGTACTATCCGGATTACGCCGTCGCTAGCTGATCCGCCTAAACCATCAGCTATTACGGGACCTTCAGCTGTATGCGTAGGATCCCCAAGTGGGTTGTTTACCGTAACCGGCGAACCAGGTATTCGTTACTTCTGGACAGTACCCGCGGGTTGGTCTTTAACAGGCCAGGGAACGAACCAAATCAGTGTTACTCCGCCGGTAGCAGCTGCTAATACCACCGGAACCATTACGGTAGCGGCAATTAATAATTGTGGTACTTCTGAAGCAACAGCCATTCCCGTTACGGCTATTAATAATATTTCTTCGGTGTCTGTTACCGGATCGGCTGCTCCTTGTGCCAACAACACGGTTATTTACCGGGCACAGGCTTTGGGGGCTACCTCTTTTACCTGGCAAGCATCCGGTAATCTGGAATTAGTTGGCAACACTACTTTGGATTCGGTGGCCGTATTAATCAAGCCGGGCGGAGGAATTTTAAAAATTATTTTAAAAAACGAATGTGGTTCTAGTCAGGAGCAATCGGTAACCATTACGCCACAGGCGGTAGTAAGTACCCCTGCAAGTATTCTGGCTAGTACAACTGCTCTTTGCGCAGGAACTAGCGGGTTAATATACTCCGTAGCCGGAGTAAGCGGAGCCCGTGGTTATACCTGGCAAATAACGGGTGCAGATGGTAAACCAGTAGCGGGTTGGCAAATTACAGCTACCAGCCCCGACCAAAAAACCATTACCGTAACTGCTGGCAGCGAACCAGCAATTATATCCGTAGCGGCAGTAAATGCGTGTGGGGCCAGCGCTGCGCAAACAGTAACTGTTACTCCGGTTAAGTCGCCGCCGCCAACTCCTGGTGCCATTACCGGAAACGCCAGTATCTGTGCCGGTAATACCAACCTGCGGTATTCTATTAAGGCTGTACCGGGAGCTAGTTCTTATACTTGGTCCATACCAAGCGGCGAAGGCTGGGCAATTATCTCGGGCCAAGGAACTACGCAAATTGTAGTAAAAGCGGGAGCAACGGAGGGTTTTATCACTGTAAAAACAAAAAACATTTGCGGCGAAAGTGGAGAAGCTAGTCAGAAGAAAATAACACCTTCTACAACCAAGCCACCTACTCCTGGCGCTATTGTCGCTAGTAAACCAACGGCTTGCGTTAACGAGCAAAATTTAACTTACTCCGTAGCCGCAATACCCGGCATTTCCTTATACGTCTGGACAGTGCCACAAGGCTGGACGATCACTTCCGGACAAACTACTAACAGCATTACGGTTACTGCCGGAACTGCCGGCGGATCTGTTTACGTGGTAGCTTATAACAACTGCGGACCTGGTAAAAGCAGTACTCCCTTAGCAGTTACGGTTAACACGAAACCTAATGCTCCCGCAACTATCACCGGCGAAACCGTGGCCTGTAGTAGCAGTACGGGTAATAAATATAAAGCCGCCGAAGTACCAGGTGCTACCAGTTACATTTGGAGTTTACCTTCCGGCTGGGTTATTACATCCGGCGCAGGAACTTCCGAAATCACCGTTTCCGCTACTGATACCGAAGGCACTATCTTAGTAAGAGCTAAAAATGCTTGTTTTGAAAGTGACGCTACTACGCTGACTGTTAAAACCAGTACTACCGAACCAACAATCTTAGGCGCTATTACGGGTAGTAATTTGGTATGCGGTAATGCGTCAGAATTAACGTATCAGGTCACTCCGGATAATAATGTTTCGGACTACATCTGGACGGTACCACCCGGTTGGCAAATTACGACAGGGCAAGGTACGGCTAGTATTAAAGTAATGGCGGCTAAAAATGTCGGTATCATTTCGGTATTGGCTAAAAATGGCTGTGGTGTGGCGGTTACTCCCAGTAGCTTGCCCGTAAGTGTTACCGAAGAAGTTGCTTTAACCGCAGGTGCTATTACCGGAAGTAATCAAGCTTGTGCTGATGAAATAAATTTAACGTACACTATTGCTGAAGTGAGCGGAGCTTCCGGGTATTTGTGGGAAGTTCCCGAAACAAATGGCTGGCAGATTATATCGGGTCAAGGCACCAACTCCATTAAAGTGCGGGCAGGTGAGCAAAATGGTACTATTTCGGTAAAAGCCATTAGTGGCTGCGGACCTGGTCCTGCGAGTACGCTTGCCGTGAACATATCTACTTTAGCTGCAGAACCCATTCAAGTTATTGGCGCGCAGGAACAATGTGCCGGCAGTACCGAGCAAGTATACCAGATTGCCGCCGTTAAAGGAGCCATTAATTATACCTGGAAAGTACCTCAGGATTGGGTAATAGAATCAGGGCAAGGTACTACTTCGATTCAGGTAATAGCTGGTGAAGCATCTGGTACGGTAGAAGTAACGGCTACCGCGGCTTGTACCGCGAGTGTTACCGGTAGCTTGGCCGTAGTTTCATCGGTTCAGGCCATTGCTACTCCGGGTGCTATTGGCGGCGACAGCAATTCTTTAATTTGCAGTAACCAAAGTAATATTACCTATAAGATTGATCCCGTACCGGGAGCTACAACTTATCGTTGGGAAATAAGTCCGGCTACGGGTTGGATTATTACCGCCGGGCAGGGTACTACCCAGATTCAGGTAACTGCCGGTACGCAGGCGGCTACCGTTTCGGTGCAAGCTATTAGCGGTTGTGGGATAAGCGATTTTTCCAGTGTGTTAGTAACGCCGGGGAGTGCTTCCGATATTAGTATTAGTTCTATGGTGGGGCCGGCGGTTACTTGCTCCAATCAAACCGAATTAACTTATGCGATTGCTCCCGTAGGAGGAGCCACCGGTTACAAATGGAGCTTGCCCCCTACCTGGAAAATTACAGCCGGCGAGAACACCAACAAGATTACCGTCACCGCTGGCTCAGAACCCGGTGAAATCTCGGTAGTAGCTTTTAATAATTGTGTGAGCAGTAATCCGGGTACTTTGGCAGTAACCATAAACGCATCGCCCGTGGCTCCTTTGCAAATTAAAGATGAAAGCACGGCTTGCATTGGCTTGGTGTACACCGTAGATGCAGTAGCCGGGGCTACCAGTTATAACTGGATGGTACCCGAAGGCTGGCAGATTGTAGATGGCCAGGGATCAACCTTGATACGCGTAACTGCACCGGAAAACAGTAAAGAAGGCATCATTCGGGTAACCACGCAAACAGGTACTTGTAGCAGTGCCGCTACCTCGTTAACCGTTGATCCTACTGTTGGCTTCAGTAACTTACAAGTAGCGAACGTTTTCTCTCCTAACGGCGACGGCGTAAATGATACCTGGACAGTTACCAATATTCAGAATTACCCCGATAATGAGGTGGTTTTAATTAATCGTTGGGGCAGTGAAGTATACAAAGCGAAAGCCTACCAGAATAACTGGAACGGTAGCAACCTGACGGACGGAACGTATTACTACGTGCTCCGGGTAAAAGTTTGCGACGGTACTTACAAAACCCAGAAGGGCTATGTGATGATTATGCGGTAA